The stretch of DNA AAGTTGTATTGGGCCTCCGGGTAGAGATGGAAGAGCCAGGCCGGTGGGTGTCCGATGATGCGGAACTGTGTGTCGGTCACGTGTTCGAGGACCGCAAATTGGAATCGCTCCAGGAGGGCTGCATACAGCCGGTCCGCCTCGGCTGGGCTTGTCTTATGCGCCATCGGTGCTCCCCGGGGAGGGTGTCGCTTGGGCAGTGAGCCGCATGGCACGCGTGAGCGCCGTGAACGCCTCTTCGACGCCCTGTCCTGTCTTCGCGCTGCTCAGGAGCACCGTCCAGCCACGTTGTGTCAACTGTGCGAGGTCTTGGTCGGTTATTTCCCAGTCCGATCGTCGGTCCAGTTTATTGATGAGGACGACAAACGGCACCGGTCCGAGGGTCTCGAGGGCGGTCTGTTGGATCCGTGAGGCGATGTCCAGCGTGGCCCGCCGCATTCCGTCCAGGACCAACAGGTATGCCGACGTTCCACGCAGATATGAGCGTCGCAGCTTTTGGAATTCGTCTTCTCCGTAGAGATCCCAAAGTACCAATGTGATGGGCTGGCCGTCCACGGTCATGGATTTTTTGTCGACTGTCACGCCGATGGTCGTCTGATACTGCTCAGAAAAACAACTGGTGACAAAGCGACGCACCAGACTGGTTTTTCCCACGGCAAAGGCGCCCAGCATGCAGATCTTCTTTTCGATCATCTCAGGGGCATCTCACGGAGCGGGCCGGACGGTGGCCAGAAAAGACACGCGCCGGGCCTGCGACAGGGTGTCGGTGTGTTGGATGGCTGGAGGTTCAGATGCAGGGACGATCCCACGGGTGCGAAACGTGATCGCCGTAAAGGTTGTGGGATGGATGGCTTCAAGGACGGTTTGAGCGCGACTCTCGCTCAAGCGTCTGTTCTGGTCTGACTGACCTAAGGCGTCGGTTTGGCCGATGACATCAATCGTCACTGCGGCGCCGGAGAAATGGGCCATCTCGTCCAGCTGATGCAGAAGTGTTGATATGTGACGCACCCCCTGAAGCTGTTCTGGTGATCGGATCGTGGCGGTTCCCTGTTCGAACAAAATCCAGACCCCTGCCATCCCTTGGGCCAATGCCTCAAGGGATTGAGTCACGACAGGGTGGTCGTCATATTCGGCGATGCCGGGGAGCAGGCGCGCCAGCGGCCGGCTCTGCCGGATCCACTCTGCGGTGGCTGTGCCGCTGACTGTCAGGCGCGTGCCTTTCACGGCCAGCTGGACGGTGTTCGGTGGGGACAGCACGAAGCCGGCTCGTTTGAGCGTGAAGGCCGGCTCGAGCGCGTAGTACGGGCTCCATTTGGAGTCAATGCGGTTCGAGGCCAGGCCACTGTCCTGCAAAAGCGCGTTCGGGTCAGCGGCCAACGGGTCCCGCAGTCCGGTGAGCACATACCGATTGTTCTCTGAATGCGTGGAAGTCACGACGAGCCCTGGTTCCGAGGCCAGCCGATCCAGATAGGAGTGCCAGTGTCGACGTTCTTGATAGGCCAACCATCCCCATGAAGCCGTTCCCGCTACAATGGCTGCCAGGAGCATCCACGCGATAGGGGCGATTCCGCGCCGGTGTGTTTCAAACTGAGTCCGCAGGCATTCTTCCAGCCGTGGTGTGGCACTGGCGAAGGCGGCTGCATCCCCGCTGAAACGCGCCAGCGCATCGGCATAGTCGACGTGTAGGTGGTTGAGCGTGTCTTGTAGATGAACGTGAAAGCTTTCCGGTGGTGTCCCGCGAATGACGGCTGCCAGGATTGCCTCTGGTCCCTGTTCGATCCAGACGGTCAGATCGCCGACTTGAAAGGTATTCAACCCCTGGTCGTCCGTTGCGCCGAAGGAATCCTGCACGAAGCTGCGAATCGCCGACAACATGCCGGAGACCAGCGTCTGGTCTTGAACGGCCACCGAGTCGCCGGCGGCGTGCGCGAGCAGGAGGCCGGTCTGCGCGTGAATGAGAAAGACCTGCTCGACGCGATAACAGAGGGTGTGGAGCAGGACGATTTCGGCAAACGGTTTGCCGGTGCGGAGGGCCTCCAGCCGCCACTTCAGACTTCGGATCGAGAGGCTA from Nitrospira sp. encodes:
- a CDS encoding Rab family GTPase, coding for MIEKKICMLGAFAVGKTSLVRRFVTSCFSEQYQTTIGVTVDKKSMTVDGQPITLVLWDLYGEDEFQKLRRSYLRGTSAYLLVLDGMRRATLDIASRIQQTALETLGPVPFVVLINKLDRRSDWEITDQDLAQLTQRGWTVLLSSAKTGQGVEEAFTALTRAMRLTAQATPSPGSTDGA